A window of Ignicoccus hospitalis KIN4/I contains these coding sequences:
- the cas6 gene encoding CRISPR system precrRNA processing endoribonuclease RAMP protein Cas6: protein MITSVDVVLQITELKKIRVWKGVFAAKVVFDAFKSVDVDPDFPFHVVPPEKLSTEVKPGTEVSFKVNFWGEVASAPAKLAEGLLNVEYVLPIKVDVKTVEVESPPKGGDEPVAVFFRVTHGPTLYRFHGAWVPLPSAPRAVYSLFKRMSEVTGTDLKGYADSISSKVEVVGGRPRFSTFKIHKGDELPAFFGRVSYYGIMEEDLALKLLWALKYSHYFGLGSNVSLGFGDVKEVKVEKPPFEVPVKKYLTSSTSSES from the coding sequence ATGATAACAAGCGTTGACGTCGTCCTACAAATAACGGAGCTGAAGAAGATTAGAGTCTGGAAGGGCGTGTTCGCGGCGAAAGTGGTTTTCGACGCATTCAAGAGCGTTGACGTGGACCCGGACTTCCCCTTCCACGTCGTGCCTCCGGAAAAGCTGAGTACGGAGGTCAAGCCGGGGACGGAGGTGTCCTTCAAAGTGAACTTTTGGGGAGAGGTCGCGAGCGCCCCCGCTAAGCTGGCGGAGGGGCTGTTGAACGTGGAATACGTCTTGCCCATAAAGGTGGACGTGAAGACCGTTGAAGTGGAAAGTCCTCCGAAGGGAGGAGATGAACCGGTCGCGGTCTTCTTCAGGGTAACTCACGGCCCCACGCTCTACCGCTTCCACGGCGCGTGGGTGCCCTTGCCCTCCGCTCCCCGCGCGGTTTACTCGCTGTTCAAGAGGATGAGCGAAGTTACGGGTACGGACCTAAAGGGGTACGCAGATTCTATCTCCTCCAAGGTAGAGGTAGTTGGCGGACGCCCCCGATTCTCTACGTTCAAAATTCACAAGGGCGACGAGCTCCCGGCCTTCTTCGGGCGCGTGAGTTATTACGGCATTATGGAGGAGGACTTGGCGCTTAAACTACTGTGGGCACTCAAGTACTCCCACTACTTCGGGTTAGGCTCGAACGTAAGCTTGGGATTCGGAGACGTTAAGGAAGTTAAGGTAGAGAAGCCCCCCTTCGAGGTCCCAGTTAAGAAGTACCTCACTTCAAGTACCTCTTCCGAAAGCTGA
- a CDS encoding argininosuccinate synthase — protein sequence MSKIVLAYSGGLDTSVAVAWLKEKFGAEVITVTVDVGQKEDFKEIEERAYKAGASKHYLIDAKEEFVNKYIKPAIIANALYEEVYPLGTALARPLIGEKVIEVARKEGADAVAHGATSKGNDQVRFEAAFKALAPEIKIIAPIRMWGMNRKEEYEFAKKKGIPISAESKKYSIDENLWSRSIEGGELEDPWQEPPEEAFEWTVPPEKAPEEPAYLTITFEKGVPVALNGKRMELIEIIDTLNKLAGQHGYGRVDHMENRVVGLKSREVYEAPAALTIINSKKDLEKLVLNKREYRIKRMLDSYWADLVYDGLWFDPIRVALDNMLSELSENVNGDVKVKLYKGSLRVVGRRSPNAIYDKAISSYESEWFPSDEMARGFIDAWLMDSVVSFRKRYLK from the coding sequence GTGTCTAAGATCGTTCTAGCCTACTCGGGAGGGCTGGACACGTCGGTTGCAGTGGCGTGGCTGAAGGAGAAGTTCGGGGCGGAAGTAATAACTGTGACGGTAGATGTCGGACAAAAGGAAGATTTCAAGGAGATAGAGGAGAGGGCTTACAAGGCTGGCGCATCCAAGCATTACCTAATTGATGCTAAAGAAGAGTTCGTAAACAAGTACATAAAGCCAGCAATAATAGCGAACGCACTCTACGAGGAAGTCTACCCCTTAGGCACCGCGCTCGCCAGGCCCCTCATAGGGGAGAAGGTAATAGAAGTAGCCAGAAAGGAAGGGGCGGACGCGGTGGCTCACGGGGCCACGAGCAAGGGCAACGACCAAGTGCGGTTTGAAGCGGCCTTCAAGGCCTTAGCCCCAGAAATAAAGATAATAGCTCCTATAAGGATGTGGGGGATGAACAGAAAGGAAGAATACGAGTTCGCTAAGAAGAAGGGTATCCCGATAAGTGCTGAGTCCAAGAAATATAGCATAGACGAGAACTTGTGGTCTAGAAGCATAGAGGGTGGCGAGCTGGAGGACCCTTGGCAAGAGCCGCCGGAGGAGGCCTTCGAGTGGACCGTCCCTCCGGAGAAGGCGCCAGAGGAGCCCGCGTACTTAACGATCACCTTTGAGAAGGGTGTCCCGGTGGCCCTAAACGGCAAGAGGATGGAATTGATTGAGATAATAGATACCCTCAACAAGTTAGCAGGCCAGCACGGGTACGGACGCGTCGACCACATGGAGAACAGGGTAGTCGGGCTTAAGAGCAGAGAAGTTTACGAGGCGCCTGCCGCCCTCACTATAATAAATTCTAAGAAGGACTTGGAGAAGCTCGTGCTCAACAAGAGGGAGTACAGAATTAAAAGGATGCTCGACTCTTACTGGGCGGACCTAGTTTACGACGGACTCTGGTTCGACCCCATAAGGGTGGCCTTGGACAATATGTTGAGCGAACTGAGCGAGAACGTTAACGGCGACGTGAAGGTGAAGTTATACAAGGGCTCCTTGCGCGTCGTAGGGAGGAGGAGTCCAAACGCGATCTACGACAAAGCGATAAGCAGCTACGAGAGCGAGTGGTTCCCGAGCGACGAGATGGCCAGAGGCTTCATAGACGCTTGGCTTATGGACAGCGTCGTCAGCTTTCGGAAGAGGTACTTGAAGTGA
- a CDS encoding ATP-binding protein has translation MFNANDFIKKKIEEIRELVGKEKVLAAVSGGVDSTTAAALAYKALGPEQIKVIFIDTGFMRKGEPEWVKNVLRDVMPVEIVDAKERFFNAVKGLSDAEEKRKAFREVFYQVVSEEAKKWGASWLVQGTTAPDWIETTGGIKTQHNVLEQLGINVREKWGFKLLEPLVELYKDEVRAVARALGLPEEIASRQPFPGPGLLVRIPGLVTEEKLELLKEVTEVVEKELERFKPSQYFAAIWEDRLGPKVSESPEAYLFEGVRATGVKGDIRAYGPVALLKAFDWERVYDYWKEIIHKNNEVTHVVAEVGEREEGEYTISIRAVLTDNFMTADVLKLDRGTLEEIAKKVMKVSPKIKRVVYDVTPKPPATIEYE, from the coding sequence GTGTTCAATGCGAACGACTTTATTAAGAAGAAGATAGAAGAGATAAGGGAACTGGTCGGGAAGGAAAAGGTTTTAGCGGCCGTCAGCGGGGGCGTGGACTCCACCACGGCCGCTGCCCTCGCCTACAAGGCCTTGGGGCCGGAGCAGATAAAAGTGATATTCATTGACACGGGCTTCATGCGTAAGGGCGAGCCCGAGTGGGTCAAGAACGTCCTTAGAGACGTCATGCCGGTGGAAATAGTGGACGCCAAAGAGCGCTTCTTCAACGCCGTCAAGGGCTTGAGTGACGCCGAGGAAAAGAGGAAAGCATTCAGAGAGGTGTTTTACCAAGTAGTCTCGGAGGAGGCCAAGAAGTGGGGGGCGAGCTGGTTAGTCCAAGGGACCACCGCCCCAGACTGGATAGAAACCACTGGGGGGATCAAAACGCAACACAACGTCTTGGAACAGCTCGGAATAAACGTCAGGGAGAAGTGGGGCTTCAAGCTGCTGGAGCCTTTGGTGGAGCTCTACAAAGACGAGGTGAGGGCGGTCGCTAGGGCCTTGGGGCTCCCGGAGGAGATAGCCTCCCGCCAACCCTTCCCGGGCCCGGGCTTGCTTGTGAGGATACCAGGCCTCGTTACCGAGGAGAAGCTAGAACTGCTCAAAGAAGTTACCGAAGTGGTGGAGAAAGAGCTGGAGAGGTTCAAGCCCAGCCAGTACTTCGCGGCCATATGGGAGGACCGGCTCGGGCCGAAGGTGTCCGAGAGCCCCGAGGCCTACTTGTTCGAGGGGGTGAGGGCCACCGGGGTCAAAGGGGACATTCGCGCCTACGGCCCGGTGGCCCTACTCAAGGCCTTCGACTGGGAACGAGTGTACGACTACTGGAAGGAGATAATTCACAAGAACAACGAAGTGACGCACGTAGTGGCGGAAGTGGGCGAGCGCGAGGAAGGGGAGTACACGATATCTATAAGGGCCGTCTTGACGGACAACTTCATGACTGCCGACGTGCTCAAGCTGGATAGGGGAACGCTGGAGGAGATAGCTAAGAAGGTAATGAAAGTTAGTCCCAAGATCAAGAGAGTGGTCTACGACGTGACCCCCAAGCCGCCCGCGACCATAGAGTACGAGTGA